A genomic window from Camelus ferus isolate YT-003-E chromosome X, BCGSAC_Cfer_1.0, whole genome shotgun sequence includes:
- the LOC106730771 gene encoding connector enhancer of kinase suppressor of ras 2, with protein MNYWVGQMLLLAYGSSFGDAAANEEYRRIGAIIYANCILALTREFPVIRCNTCHHPTTIVSVSPTFQYRCAQDVSDEFIYFRPIDAEVREEARKQKHRKSTRASHRHTREEHSCPQTPRNLWLESPENAEFQGGDDLEVARSMYPFRERPILRRSWEELLEAPLNSEGLHILQTTPTEEREIDYLQLPPEEENQATTSLRAHHLQALQGPFPLHPQHPKLQRQRSHSLPRYSDVRSRRLNAPELTLNPEETWFFFPSDHTLLPGENAKESDSIEEAWQKTILSASGEHPPINPSFEKSSAMRDKIGIPGDNTRLPRGNVRVSRNNVIIPQINVGVPMGNVGVSMNNARIPMDNTAVTLDNSRVPRGSGGVPMGNLEVPRGNDGLPRGSGVGIPMGSVETLRNNAGTSRRIVASPLTELSKIGEHRV; from the exons ttgggttgGACAAATGTTACTGTTAGCATACGGTTCCTCCTTTGGAGATGCAGCTGCCAATGAAG AATACAGACGTATAGGTGCTATCATTTACGCAAACTGTATTTTGGCCCTGACAAGAGAATTTCCTGTGATTCGGTGTAACACTTGCCACCATCCAACTACT attgttTCCGTGAGTCCAACCTTCCAATACAGATGTGCTCAAGACGTCTCTGATGAGTTCATCTATTTTCGTCCAATTGACGCAGAAGTTCGGGAAGaggccagaaaacaaaaacatcgGAAATCAACCAGGGCCTCTCATCGACACACCAGAGAAG AACACAGTTGCCCACAAACACCAAGAAATCTGTGGCTGGAATCTCCAGAAAATGCAGAGTTCCAAGGAGGTGATGATTTGGAAGTAGCAAGAAGCATGTATCCTTTTAGAGAAAGACCCATCCTCCGGCGTTCCTGGGAAGAGCTCTTAGAGGCACCACTGAACAGTGAAGGACTCCACATACTCCAAACTACTCctacagaagagagagagattgactACCTCCAGCTGCCACCAGAGGAGGAGAATCAAGCAACCACTTCGCTGAGGGCTCACCATCTCCAAGCTTTGCAAGGACCTTTCCCACTGCATCCTCAGCATCCGAAGCTCCAGAGGCAGCGTAGTCACAGCTTGCCACGATACAGTGATGTCAGAAGCCGAAGACTAAATGCACCTGAGTTAACATTAAACCCAGAGGAGACATGGTTCTTCTTCCCAAGTGATCATACTTTGCTTCCAGGAG aaaatgcaaaggaaagtGACAGCATTGAAGAGGCTTGGCAGAAGACCATTTTGTCAGCTTCGGGTGAACATCCTCCTATCAATCCAAGTTTTGAGAAGTCTTCTGCAATGAGGGATAAAATTGGAATTCCTGGAGATAATACTAGACTTCCCAGGGGCAATGTTAGAGTTTCCAGGAATAATGTCATCATCCCCCAGATTAATGTTGGAGTTCCCATGGGTAATGTTGGGGTTTCCATGAATAATGCTAGGATTCCCATGGATAATACTGCAGTTACTTTGGATAATTCTAGAGTTCCCAGGGGCAGTGGTGGTGTTCCCATGGGTAACCTTGAAGTTCCTAGAGGCAATGATGGACTTCCCAGGGGCAGTGGTGTTGGAATTCCCATGGGTAGTGTTGAAACTCTCAGGAATAATGCTGGAACATCCAGACGTATTGTAGCTTCTCCACTTACTGAGCTCTCAAAGATAGGTGAACACCGGGTATAA